A genomic segment from Streptomyces antibioticus encodes:
- a CDS encoding 3,4-dihydroxyphenylacetate 2,3-dioxygenase, with the protein MGEIVGAGLLAHVPTIVLPEETRRELNDGEEITLVTGLRELRREVFARDDYDTVVVLDSHWATTVEFVVTAQDRRAGLFTSEELPRGMSRMPYDYPGDPELAHNIAKFADEHGTWITAIDDAYLPVYYATINLWKFLGEGLPDKRWVTVGVCQTGDAEDHLRLGRALADGIAATPGRRVLLIASGALSHTFWPLRELRDHESSDPAHIFTPEAREADLERIAWFKEGRHDKVLDTMEEFWKYRPEAKFFHYLMMAGALGEQDCVARARQYGAYENSIGTGQVHLWFDRPADGWTGTGAPAPAAPAAPRHPHRRS; encoded by the coding sequence ATGGGTGAGATCGTCGGGGCGGGCCTGCTCGCCCACGTCCCCACCATCGTGCTGCCCGAGGAGACCCGCCGGGAGCTGAACGACGGCGAGGAGATCACCCTCGTCACCGGACTGCGCGAGCTGCGCCGGGAGGTCTTCGCACGCGACGACTACGACACCGTCGTCGTCCTCGACTCGCACTGGGCGACCACCGTCGAGTTCGTCGTCACCGCACAGGACCGCAGGGCCGGCCTCTTCACCTCCGAGGAACTGCCGCGCGGCATGAGCCGGATGCCCTACGACTATCCCGGCGACCCCGAACTCGCGCACAACATCGCGAAGTTCGCCGACGAGCACGGCACCTGGATCACCGCGATCGACGACGCGTACCTGCCGGTCTACTACGCCACGATCAACCTCTGGAAGTTCCTGGGCGAGGGCCTGCCCGACAAGCGGTGGGTGACCGTCGGGGTGTGCCAGACCGGCGACGCCGAGGACCATCTGCGGCTCGGCCGGGCCCTCGCCGACGGCATCGCCGCCACCCCCGGCCGCCGGGTGCTGCTCATCGCCTCGGGCGCCCTCTCGCACACCTTCTGGCCGCTGCGCGAACTGCGCGACCACGAGTCCAGCGACCCGGCGCACATCTTCACCCCGGAAGCCCGCGAGGCCGACCTGGAGCGCATCGCCTGGTTCAAGGAGGGCCGGCACGACAAGGTCCTCGACACCATGGAGGAGTTCTGGAAGTACCGGCCCGAGGCGAAGTTCTTCCACTACCTGATGATGGCCGGCGCCCTCGGCGAACAGGACTGCGTCGCCCGCGCCCGCCAGTACGGCGCGTACGAGAACTCGATCGGCACCGGTCAGGTCCACCTCTGGTTCGACCGCCCGGCCGACGGCTGGACCGGCACGGGAGCCCCGGCGCCGGCCGCACCCGCCGCACCCCGTCACCCGCACCGACGCTCTTAG
- a CDS encoding fumarylacetoacetate hydrolase family protein codes for MPEYRRILLDGAAVQVTVEGDELVAGDGRRVRAEEARHLPPVVPSKVIAVHLNHRSRVDEFGITLPDTPTYFHKPTSSLNSHHGAVVRPEGCKWLNYEGEVAIVIGRTARNIAPAEAGEYIAGYTVANDYGLHDFRDTDAGSMLRVKGSDTLCPLGPGLVTDWDFRGKSLTTYVNGEVVQDGSTDEMQWDMHYLVADIARTITLHPGDVLLSGTPANSRPVRPGDVVEVEVEGLGRLTNHIVTGPTAIRTDVGARPTESEEVLSTALGGDWEFRGVRPPRRD; via the coding sequence ATGCCCGAGTACCGCCGCATCCTCCTGGACGGCGCCGCCGTCCAGGTCACCGTCGAGGGGGACGAACTCGTCGCCGGGGACGGCCGCCGTGTCAGGGCCGAGGAGGCCCGGCACCTGCCCCCGGTGGTGCCCTCCAAGGTGATCGCCGTCCACCTCAACCACCGAAGCCGCGTCGACGAGTTCGGGATCACCCTGCCCGACACCCCGACGTACTTCCACAAGCCCACCTCCTCCCTCAACTCCCACCACGGCGCCGTCGTCCGCCCCGAGGGCTGCAAGTGGCTCAACTACGAGGGGGAGGTGGCCATCGTCATCGGGCGGACGGCACGCAACATCGCGCCGGCCGAGGCGGGTGAGTACATCGCGGGCTACACGGTCGCCAACGACTACGGCCTGCACGACTTCCGGGACACCGACGCCGGCTCCATGCTCCGCGTCAAGGGCTCCGACACCCTCTGCCCGCTCGGCCCCGGCCTCGTCACCGACTGGGACTTCCGCGGCAAGAGCCTCACGACGTACGTCAACGGCGAGGTGGTGCAGGACGGTTCGACCGACGAGATGCAGTGGGACATGCACTACCTGGTCGCCGACATCGCCCGCACCATCACGCTCCATCCCGGCGACGTCCTGCTGTCGGGCACCCCGGCCAACTCCCGCCCGGTACGGCCCGGCGACGTCGTGGAGGTCGAGGTGGAGGGCCTCGGCCGGCTCACCAACCACATCGTGACCGGCCCCACCGCGATCCGTACCGACGTCGGCGCCCGGCCCACCGAGTCCGAGGAGGTCCTCTCCACCGCCCTCGGCGGCGACTGGGAGTTCCGCGGCGTCCGCCCGCCGCGCCGGGACTGA
- a CDS encoding TetR/AcrR family transcriptional regulator codes for MSEPAETPSAPRPRPRPRGRKRVGYGEGREALLEAAVRVVARRGLRHLTYRAVAEEAGVTHGLVVHHFGSRDALIEESLAYAVRTSLSSSLLESGTGRPEDFVAGLTDMVEGDPDGQAYQYELLLEARRRPELLTQVRALYDEYFGASRRELDRILPQGASPAFNRLVFAALDGLVLHQLTGIGDRAQTEAALAELHTLLRHLGGRPPGDDA; via the coding sequence ATGAGTGAACCCGCCGAGACCCCGTCGGCCCCCCGCCCGCGTCCGCGCCCCCGCGGCCGTAAGCGGGTCGGGTACGGGGAGGGCCGCGAGGCGCTGCTGGAGGCGGCGGTGCGGGTGGTGGCGCGGCGGGGGCTGCGGCATCTCACCTACCGGGCCGTCGCGGAGGAGGCCGGGGTCACCCACGGCCTGGTCGTGCACCACTTCGGCTCGCGGGACGCGCTGATCGAGGAGTCCCTCGCGTACGCGGTGCGCACCAGCCTCAGCAGCAGTCTCCTGGAGTCCGGCACCGGCCGCCCCGAGGACTTCGTGGCCGGGCTCACGGACATGGTGGAGGGCGACCCCGACGGCCAGGCGTACCAGTACGAACTGCTGCTGGAGGCGCGCCGCAGGCCCGAGCTGCTGACCCAGGTGCGGGCGCTGTACGACGAGTACTTCGGTGCCTCCCGGCGGGAGCTGGACCGCATCCTGCCGCAGGGCGCGAGCCCGGCCTTCAACCGGCTGGTGTTCGCCGCGCTGGACGGGCTCGTGCTGCACCAGCTCACCGGGATCGGCGACCGGGCGCAGACCGAGGCCGCCCTCGCCGAACTGCACACCCTCCTGCGGCACCTGGGCGGACGCCCGCCCGGGGACGACGCCTGA
- a CDS encoding APC family permease, giving the protein MDSQTVDTAPPTAEAARPAATLKRNALGVLGILFFVLSAQAPLTGIAGAVPIAVAVGNGPGAPAAYALAGAVILLFSVGFVAMGRHVVNAGAFYTYIGKGLGRTAGSGSAAVALFAYCTVQAAMYGLYGFTVAGLVEHYAGVHIAWWVWSLVTMAAVQILGAAGIELGAKVLAVFVLAEFSILLVFALVTLVKGGGPEGLAFTDTFSPGAALQGAPGVALMFAVASMFGFEATAIYGEEAREPHRTVPRATYLSVAVVTGFFAFTSWMLISSYGPSKATAAAGDALAGGDSTVFVFGPIADQFGGWVNDVLPVLLATSLFAGILAFHNSANRYLFSLSREGLLPARLRAVNSRHAPWAAGLVQTAIAAVLVLPFAVTGKDPVLTLFSWFSGVGVLACMLLYFLTSVSVIVFFRRERLDTRPWNTLIAPALGALGIAAVIWVVLANFTTLIGGDGTTATWLVLAVPAVLLLGATAARLARTR; this is encoded by the coding sequence GTGGACAGTCAGACGGTCGACACAGCTCCGCCGACCGCGGAGGCCGCCCGCCCCGCGGCGACCCTCAAACGCAACGCCCTGGGTGTCCTGGGCATCCTCTTCTTCGTCCTGTCCGCCCAGGCGCCGCTGACCGGCATCGCCGGCGCGGTCCCCATCGCGGTCGCCGTCGGCAACGGCCCCGGCGCCCCCGCCGCCTACGCCCTGGCCGGCGCGGTGATCCTGCTGTTCTCGGTGGGATTCGTGGCGATGGGCCGGCACGTCGTGAACGCGGGCGCCTTCTACACCTACATCGGCAAGGGCCTCGGCCGGACCGCCGGCAGCGGCAGCGCCGCCGTCGCCCTCTTCGCCTACTGCACGGTCCAGGCCGCGATGTACGGCCTCTACGGCTTCACCGTCGCCGGTCTGGTCGAGCACTACGCGGGCGTCCACATCGCCTGGTGGGTGTGGTCCCTGGTCACCATGGCCGCCGTCCAGATCCTCGGCGCCGCCGGGATCGAGCTGGGCGCCAAGGTGCTCGCCGTGTTCGTCCTGGCCGAGTTCAGCATCCTGCTGGTCTTCGCCCTGGTCACCCTGGTCAAGGGCGGCGGCCCCGAGGGCCTCGCCTTCACCGACACCTTCTCCCCGGGCGCCGCCCTCCAGGGCGCCCCCGGCGTGGCCCTGATGTTCGCCGTGGCGTCGATGTTCGGCTTCGAGGCCACCGCCATCTACGGCGAGGAGGCCCGCGAACCGCACCGGACCGTCCCGCGCGCCACCTACCTCTCGGTCGCGGTCGTCACCGGCTTCTTCGCCTTCACCTCCTGGATGCTGATCTCCTCCTACGGCCCCTCGAAGGCGACCGCGGCGGCCGGTGACGCCCTGGCCGGCGGCGACTCCACGGTCTTCGTCTTCGGCCCCATCGCCGACCAGTTCGGCGGCTGGGTGAACGACGTGCTGCCGGTGCTGCTCGCCACCTCGCTCTTCGCCGGCATCCTCGCCTTCCACAACTCCGCCAACCGCTATCTGTTCTCCCTCAGCCGCGAGGGCCTGCTGCCCGCCCGGCTGCGCGCGGTCAACTCCCGGCACGCCCCCTGGGCCGCCGGACTCGTCCAGACCGCGATCGCCGCCGTCCTGGTCCTCCCCTTCGCCGTCACCGGCAAGGACCCGGTGCTCACCCTCTTCTCCTGGTTCAGCGGCGTCGGCGTCCTCGCCTGCATGCTGCTGTACTTCCTGACCTCGGTCTCCGTGATCGTCTTCTTCCGCCGCGAACGCCTCGACACCCGGCCCTGGAACACCCTGATCGCCCCCGCCCTGGGCGCCCTCGGCATCGCCGCCGTGATCTGGGTGGTCCTCGCCAACTTCACCACCCTCATCGGCGGCGACGGCACCACCGCCACCTGGCTCGTGCTCGCCGTCCCCGCCGTCCTGCTGCTCGGCGCCACGGCCGCCCGACTGGCCCGCACCCGCTGA
- a CDS encoding aldehyde dehydrogenase: MPALTHDELLHRAKELEFPTQHHIDGADEPGAGPSFAVVSPRDGQLLTRVADAGEAEVDHAVAAARRAFDSGPWPRLAPADRGRVLLRMADLLEERRERLALTITLEMGKPYTDAHDIELRAAIATFRHYGQLADKLTDEAPHTAPDTLALVTREPAGVVGAVVPWNFPLTLAAWKVAPALAVGCTVVLKPSESSPLSALLLGRIGTEAGLPPGALNVVTGDGPAAGRALGLHPDVDVLAFTGSTPVGRHFLRYAADSNLKRVWLELGGKSPNIVLPDAPDLDRAAATAAWGIFFNQGEMCTAPSRLLVHSSIAERVTDAVVRRAREVRVGDPLDPATEMGALVGEGHLRRVRDHIDSGLAEGARLLTGGARTLADSGGSYLEPTVFDRVGPGSRLAREEIFGPVLSVLAFDDLDEAVRLANATEYGLAAGLWTADLSTAHTVARALRAGTVWVNCYEEGDLTVPFGGMKQSGNGRDKSAHALEKYTELKTTWIQL; encoded by the coding sequence ATGCCGGCCCTCACCCACGACGAACTCCTGCACCGCGCGAAGGAGTTGGAGTTCCCCACTCAGCACCACATCGACGGCGCCGACGAACCCGGCGCCGGCCCCTCCTTCGCGGTCGTCTCCCCCCGCGACGGACAGCTCCTCACCCGGGTGGCCGACGCCGGCGAGGCCGAGGTCGACCACGCCGTGGCCGCGGCCCGCCGCGCCTTCGACAGCGGCCCCTGGCCCCGGCTGGCCCCCGCCGACCGCGGCCGCGTCCTGCTCCGCATGGCCGACCTGCTGGAGGAACGGCGCGAACGGCTCGCCCTCACCATCACCCTGGAGATGGGCAAGCCCTACACCGACGCCCACGACATCGAACTGCGCGCCGCGATCGCCACCTTCCGCCACTACGGCCAGCTCGCCGACAAGCTCACCGACGAGGCCCCGCACACCGCCCCCGACACCCTCGCCCTCGTCACCCGCGAACCCGCCGGGGTGGTCGGCGCCGTCGTCCCCTGGAACTTCCCGCTCACCCTGGCCGCCTGGAAGGTCGCCCCCGCGCTCGCGGTCGGCTGCACGGTCGTCCTGAAACCCTCCGAGTCCTCCCCGCTCTCCGCGCTCCTGCTCGGCCGGATCGGCACCGAGGCCGGACTTCCCCCGGGCGCCCTCAACGTCGTCACCGGCGACGGCCCGGCCGCGGGCCGCGCGCTCGGCCTCCACCCGGACGTCGACGTCCTCGCCTTCACCGGCTCCACGCCCGTCGGCCGCCACTTCCTGCGCTACGCCGCCGACTCCAACCTCAAGCGGGTCTGGCTCGAACTCGGCGGCAAATCACCCAACATCGTGCTGCCCGACGCCCCCGACCTGGACCGCGCCGCCGCCACCGCGGCCTGGGGGATCTTCTTCAACCAGGGCGAGATGTGCACCGCCCCCTCCCGGCTCCTCGTGCACTCCTCGATCGCCGAACGCGTCACCGACGCCGTCGTGCGCCGGGCCCGCGAGGTACGCGTCGGCGACCCGCTCGACCCCGCCACCGAGATGGGCGCCCTGGTCGGCGAGGGCCATCTGCGCCGGGTGCGGGACCACATCGACAGCGGCCTCGCCGAGGGCGCCCGGCTGCTCACCGGCGGCGCCCGCACCCTCGCCGACAGCGGCGGCAGCTATCTGGAGCCCACCGTCTTCGACCGGGTCGGCCCCGGCAGCCGGCTGGCCCGCGAGGAGATCTTCGGCCCGGTCCTGTCCGTGCTCGCCTTCGACGACCTCGACGAGGCGGTACGGCTCGCCAACGCCACCGAGTACGGCCTCGCCGCCGGCCTGTGGACCGCCGACCTGTCCACCGCCCACACGGTCGCCCGCGCGCTCAGGGCCGGCACGGTCTGGGTCAACTGCTACGAGGAGGGCGACCTCACCGTGCCGTTCGGCGGGATGAAGCAGTCCGGCAACGGCCGCGACAAGTCCGCCCACGCCCTGGAGAAGTACACCGAACTGAAGACCACCTGGATCCAGTTGTGA
- a CDS encoding gamma-glutamyl-gamma-aminobutyrate hydrolase family protein yields MTTPLKPPRPLIAIPARFSATTSALRYAAEVTARSLAEAVWRAGGEPVTLHPADPDGAAARLARFDALLLPGGGDLAPYRYGATGTHAAVYDVDDLQDAFDLAAARAALAAGLPLLAICRGLQVVNVALGGTLEQDMGGPGLDHRHRTHPVRIASGTPLAAAVGQEKTDVSCYHHQRVDRPGTGLTVTATAEDGTVEALGLPAARGWFTAVQWHPEDTAHQDPAQQGLFDALVAAARR; encoded by the coding sequence GTGACCACGCCCCTGAAACCCCCTCGGCCGCTCATCGCGATCCCCGCCCGGTTCTCCGCCACCACCTCGGCCCTGCGGTACGCCGCCGAGGTCACCGCCCGCTCCCTCGCCGAGGCGGTCTGGCGGGCCGGCGGCGAACCCGTGACCCTCCACCCCGCCGACCCGGACGGCGCCGCCGCCCGCCTCGCCCGCTTCGACGCCCTGCTGCTCCCCGGCGGCGGCGACCTGGCCCCGTACCGCTACGGCGCCACCGGCACCCATGCCGCCGTCTACGACGTCGACGACCTCCAGGACGCCTTCGACCTGGCCGCCGCCCGCGCCGCCCTGGCCGCCGGGCTGCCGCTGCTGGCGATCTGCCGCGGCCTCCAGGTCGTCAACGTGGCGCTCGGCGGCACCCTGGAGCAGGACATGGGCGGTCCGGGGCTCGACCACCGGCACCGCACGCACCCCGTGCGCATCGCATCCGGCACCCCGCTCGCGGCCGCGGTCGGACAGGAGAAGACGGACGTCTCCTGCTACCACCACCAGCGCGTCGACCGCCCCGGCACCGGCCTCACCGTCACCGCCACCGCGGAGGACGGCACCGTGGAGGCGCTCGGACTCCCGGCGGCGCGCGGCTGGTTCACGGCCGTGCAGTGGCATCCGGAGGACACCGCCCACCAGGACCCCGCCCAGCAGGGACTGTTCGACGCCCTGGTGGCCGCCGCCCGCCGGTGA
- a CDS encoding bifunctional methylenetetrahydrofolate dehydrogenase/methenyltetrahydrofolate cyclohydrolase, translating into MTTATLLDGKAAAADIKNELALRVEALKERGVHPGLGTILVGDDPGSRSYVGGKHRDCAQVGIASIRVELPADASQADVEAAVLRLNADPACTGFIVQLPLPAHIDTHAVLELIDPVKDADGLHPTNLGRLVLGIPAPLPCTPRGIIDLLRRNRVEITGQQFCVIGCGVTVGRPLGLMLTRATEHATVTLCHEATQDTAAHAREADVVVAAAGVAHLVRPDWIKPGATVLSVGLTRTVEGVLGDVHPDVGDVAGSFAPPIGGVGPMTRAMLLTNVVEAAERI; encoded by the coding sequence GTGACCACCGCAACGCTTCTCGACGGCAAGGCCGCCGCGGCCGACATCAAGAACGAACTGGCCCTGCGGGTGGAGGCGCTCAAGGAGCGCGGTGTCCACCCGGGGCTGGGCACGATCCTCGTCGGCGACGACCCGGGCAGCCGTTCCTACGTGGGCGGCAAGCACCGGGACTGCGCGCAGGTCGGCATCGCCTCGATCCGGGTGGAGCTGCCCGCCGACGCCTCCCAGGCCGATGTGGAGGCGGCCGTGCTGCGGCTGAACGCCGACCCGGCCTGCACCGGCTTCATCGTGCAGCTCCCGCTGCCCGCCCATATCGACACGCACGCGGTGCTGGAGCTGATCGACCCGGTCAAGGACGCCGACGGACTGCACCCGACGAACCTCGGCCGGCTGGTGCTGGGCATTCCGGCGCCGCTGCCCTGCACCCCGCGCGGCATCATCGACCTGCTGCGCCGCAACCGGGTGGAGATCACCGGTCAGCAGTTCTGTGTCATCGGCTGCGGGGTGACCGTGGGCCGTCCGCTGGGGCTGATGCTGACCCGTGCCACCGAGCACGCCACCGTCACCCTGTGCCACGAGGCCACGCAGGACACGGCCGCGCACGCCCGGGAGGCGGACGTGGTGGTGGCCGCGGCCGGGGTGGCGCACCTGGTGCGGCCCGACTGGATCAAGCCGGGCGCCACCGTGCTCTCGGTGGGTCTGACCCGCACGGTGGAGGGCGTCCTCGGGGACGTCCACCCGGACGTCGGTGACGTGGCCGGTTCCTTCGCGCCGCCGATCGGCGGGGTGGGCCCGATGACCCGGGCGATGCTGCTGACCAACGTGGTCGAGGCCGCCGAGCGGATCTGA
- a CDS encoding MarR family winged helix-turn-helix transcriptional regulator produces the protein MPGQRSITEAERLASEKLGGVPIRREQMAAVANIYRAASAVRQHLENSVLRGSDLTWTAFVVLWVVWIWGESETRHVAEEAGISKGTLTGVARTLQTRGLLRRADHPTDGRLVLLSLTDEGEELMGRLFPRFNEEEAFVTGRLDAEECRGLAEALRQVVLQVEEDGEERRRALLDGADPTPRRSGRRPRA, from the coding sequence GTGCCCGGCCAGCGTTCCATCACCGAAGCCGAGCGGCTCGCGTCCGAGAAGCTCGGCGGCGTACCGATCCGCCGGGAGCAGATGGCGGCGGTGGCGAACATCTACCGGGCCGCCTCGGCGGTGCGCCAGCATCTGGAGAACTCGGTGCTGCGCGGCTCCGACCTCACCTGGACGGCGTTCGTGGTGCTGTGGGTCGTCTGGATCTGGGGCGAGTCGGAGACCCGGCACGTGGCGGAGGAGGCCGGTATCTCCAAGGGCACCCTGACCGGGGTGGCGCGCACCCTCCAGACCCGGGGGCTGCTGCGCCGGGCGGACCATCCGACCGACGGCCGGCTGGTGCTGCTGAGCCTCACCGACGAGGGCGAGGAGCTGATGGGGCGGCTCTTCCCCCGCTTCAACGAGGAGGAGGCGTTCGTGACCGGGCGCCTCGACGCCGAGGAGTGCCGGGGGCTCGCCGAGGCGCTGCGGCAGGTCGTGCTCCAGGTGGAGGAGGACGGCGAGGAGCGCCGCCGCGCCCTGCTGGACGGCGCCGATCCCACGCCCCGGCGCAGCGGCCGGCGGCCCCGGGCCTGA
- a CDS encoding peptidoglycan-binding domain-containing protein, producing MPTPAEPGREPDERPVLEPIRVLRPRNTDALAELFRELTEDTGSYEAVPVGDEATEELPAVPAGGTDFFGTDGAAPPAGGRHLRTGATFRRADGRRTRGVPTAPPGPTGTTGTGATREMARPRVPAPHPAVPARLPTAGSGAGLRRAAVIVAVAAAALVGFACALLLPARDGEAAAAPAPAAPSPAATAPSPGTGTDPDGAGTLREGDSGPEVTDLQQRLLRIPNVYDGGGTDGRYDTVLTEAVARFQLWYGIRGDEDGVYGDDTREALEARTATG from the coding sequence GTGCCGACACCGGCCGAACCGGGGCGGGAGCCCGACGAACGACCGGTCCTGGAACCCATCCGGGTCCTGCGGCCCCGCAACACCGACGCCCTCGCGGAACTCTTCCGCGAGCTGACCGAGGACACCGGCTCCTACGAGGCCGTGCCCGTGGGGGACGAGGCGACCGAGGAACTGCCCGCCGTACCGGCGGGTGGGACGGACTTCTTCGGCACGGACGGCGCCGCTCCGCCGGCCGGTGGCCGCCACCTCAGGACGGGCGCGACGTTCCGGCGGGCCGACGGCCGCCGTACCCGGGGTGTGCCGACCGCGCCGCCCGGCCCGACGGGAACGACCGGGACGGGTGCCACCCGTGAGATGGCCCGCCCACGCGTCCCGGCGCCGCACCCGGCCGTGCCGGCCCGGCTGCCGACCGCCGGATCCGGTGCGGGACTGCGCCGGGCCGCGGTGATCGTCGCCGTAGCCGCGGCGGCGCTGGTCGGCTTCGCCTGCGCCCTCCTGCTGCCCGCCCGGGACGGCGAGGCGGCGGCCGCCCCGGCCCCGGCTGCCCCGAGCCCGGCCGCCACCGCGCCGTCACCCGGCACCGGCACTGACCCCGACGGCGCGGGCACCCTCCGTGAGGGTGACAGCGGCCCCGAGGTCACCGACCTCCAGCAGCGGCTGCTGCGCATCCCGAACGTGTACGACGGCGGCGGCACGGACGGCCGTTACGACACCGTCCTCACCGAGGCGGTGGCGCGCTTCCAGCTCTGGTACGGCATACGGGGCGACGAGGACGGCGTCTACGGCGACGACACCCGGGAGGCACTGGAGGCGCGCACCGCCACCGGATGA
- a CDS encoding MurR/RpiR family transcriptional regulator, producing MPSPQQARAQASAITSGKTAPEAEVSPTSRLRALFDGPHLSPGQRRIAQYLIENITEAAFLSITDLADRVGVSQPSVTRFAAAVGFSGYPALRERLQSIALGTLAGGPATAEVNRSNELQAAVDAEIENLENLRRDFADPDQVIDIGRKLSQSTPLTILGLRISVSLAEYFAYAARRVHPDVRLVTRGGSVAYDALLQSREAGGTWVLAFSMPRHATETLTAVRVARSAGLKVALITDLALGPVADEADVTFATGTGSRLVFDSYAAPGMMAAAVLQAMTDAGPERTQARLEEYEQIAEQHQFFLRD from the coding sequence GTGCCATCGCCCCAGCAGGCACGCGCACAGGCATCCGCCATCACCTCGGGAAAGACCGCGCCGGAGGCGGAGGTGTCCCCGACCTCCCGGTTGCGGGCCCTCTTCGACGGGCCTCATCTGTCCCCGGGGCAACGGCGCATCGCCCAGTATCTGATCGAGAACATCACCGAGGCGGCGTTCCTGTCGATCACCGACCTCGCCGATCGCGTGGGGGTGAGCCAGCCCTCGGTGACCCGGTTCGCCGCGGCCGTCGGGTTCAGCGGGTACCCCGCGCTGCGCGAGCGGCTCCAGTCGATCGCGCTCGGCACCCTGGCGGGCGGCCCGGCGACGGCCGAGGTGAACCGGAGCAACGAGCTCCAGGCGGCGGTGGACGCGGAGATCGAGAACCTGGAGAACCTGCGGCGCGACTTCGCCGACCCGGACCAGGTCATCGACATCGGCCGCAAGCTGTCGCAGTCGACGCCGCTGACCATCCTGGGCCTGCGGATCTCGGTCTCGCTCGCGGAGTACTTCGCGTACGCGGCCCGGCGGGTCCATCCGGACGTACGGCTGGTGACGCGCGGCGGCAGCGTGGCCTACGACGCGCTGCTCCAGTCCCGGGAGGCGGGCGGCACCTGGGTGCTGGCGTTCTCGATGCCGCGGCACGCGACGGAGACCCTGACCGCGGTCCGGGTGGCCCGCAGCGCCGGGCTGAAGGTCGCCCTGATCACCGATCTGGCGCTGGGTCCGGTGGCCGACGAGGCCGACGTCACCTTCGCCACCGGTACGGGCTCCCGGCTGGTCTTCGACTCGTACGCGGCCCCCGGGATGATGGCCGCCGCGGTGCTCCAAGCCATGACGGACGCCGGACCCGAGCGCACCCAGGCGCGGCTCGAGGAGTACGAGCAGATCGCCGAGCAGCACCAGTTCTTCCTGCGCGACTGA
- a CDS encoding nucleoside/nucleotide kinase family protein — protein sequence MTFDDLCHRARSLVRDGGPRVLLGIAGSPGAGKTTLAERLVRALEGERGDGAWAAHVPMDGFHLADAELDRLGRRDRKGAPDTFDAAGYAALLRRLREEGDGEDIVYAPGFERELEQPLAGALPVPPTARLIVTEGNYLLLGTGAWTRVRAALDEVWFCETDEEERVRRLIARHERFGKAHTEAVAWTHGTDRHNAALVASTRERADLVVRVG from the coding sequence CTGACTTTCGACGACCTGTGCCATCGCGCCCGCTCCCTCGTCCGGGACGGCGGGCCGCGCGTCCTGCTCGGCATCGCGGGCAGTCCGGGCGCCGGGAAGACGACGCTCGCCGAGCGCCTCGTACGCGCCCTGGAAGGGGAGCGCGGCGACGGGGCCTGGGCGGCGCACGTGCCCATGGACGGCTTCCATCTGGCCGACGCCGAACTCGACCGGCTCGGCCGCCGCGACCGCAAGGGCGCCCCCGACACCTTCGACGCGGCCGGGTACGCGGCACTGCTGCGCCGGCTGCGCGAGGAGGGCGACGGCGAGGACATCGTGTACGCGCCCGGTTTCGAACGGGAGCTGGAGCAGCCGCTCGCGGGCGCGCTCCCGGTACCGCCGACGGCACGGCTGATCGTCACGGAGGGCAACTACCTCCTCCTCGGCACGGGCGCGTGGACGCGGGTACGGGCCGCGCTGGACGAGGTCTGGTTCTGCGAGACCGACGAGGAGGAACGGGTACGCCGCCTGATCGCCCGCCACGAACGCTTCGGCAAGGCCCACACCGAGGCGGTGGCCTGGACACACGGCACCGACCGACACAACGCCGCCCTGGTCGCGTCCACCCGGGAGCGGGCGGATCTGGTGGTGCGGGTGGGGTGA